The proteins below come from a single Clupea harengus chromosome 21, Ch_v2.0.2, whole genome shotgun sequence genomic window:
- the LOC105905615 gene encoding CD209 antigen-like protein E: MDLLATLNDSTKCGCRVCPEGWIHHRGKCYLFPSSKKNWEQSRDHCITLGGHLAIVNDKQEQDFLVAKSNQVSHWIGLNDLAVEGQWRWVDSSSLSDTKAVFWFDRSHLNGIDEPDNWKKEDPSGENCGCISFTGDWHDNSCKIMKKFVCETLATY, translated from the exons ATGGATTTGTTGGCAACTCTCAATGACTCAA CTAAATGTGGTTGTAGAGTTTGTCCTGAGGGCTGGATCCATCACAGAGGAAAGTGCTACCTGTTCCCCTCTTCCAAGAAAAACTGGGAACAGAGTCGAGACCATTGCATCACCTTAGGGGGTCACCTAGCCATTGTGAATGATAAACAAGAGCAG GACTTTCTGGTTGCAAAATCAAACCAAGTCTCCCACTGGATTGGACTGAATGATCTGGCAGTGGAGGGACAGTGGCGTTGGGTGGACAGCAGCTCTCTCAGCGACACCAAAGCTGT TTTCTGGTTTGATAGATCACACCTCAATGGAATAGATGAGCCAGATAACTGGAAAAAAGAGGATCCTTCAGGGGAGAACTGCGGCTGCATTTCCTTCACAGGAGATTGGCATGACAATTCTTGCAAAATTATGAAGAAATTTGTATGTGAGACACTTGCCACTTATTGA